The Tenuifilum thalassicum genome includes the window CTAAAGTAGATATTCAAAATCTTATTATTTGTAAAGATAAAGATGTATATTCGCTTAGTGATGATAAAACTAAACTCTACAAAAGTGATTACAAATTTCTCAAAAGGTTTTTAGATGTAACAAAATCAAATTTGTTTTTTGCCAAAGGTGTTATTATTGTTGAAGGAATGTCTGAAGAAATAATTATTCCTGAAATAGCAAAAAAACTTGGATATGATTTAACCAAACACGAAGTATCAATAGTTAATGTAGGTTCTACAGCATATCTGCATTTTGCGAAAATATTTTTAAGAAACGACGGGAAAGAATTAAATATTCCGGTTTCTGTTGTAACCGATTTAGATGTAAGACCAATAGACAATGGAACATTTGAAGAAGAAAAAGAAAACCAAAGAAGACAATGCATTAAAGAAAGTTTTGAGGCCTTCAATGACACTACAGTAAAATTGCTAATTGCAAAACAATGGACATTAGAATGGTGCTTATATAAATCAAAATATTTATCTAAATTTTTTAAAGAATCAGTTTCTGAAGTTCATTCTGGCACTGAAGAATTTAAAAAAGATGGTGATAATTTTAAACCTGAATTTGAATCAAAATTTATCGATAAATTGGCTAAGAAGTCAGGAACTTCATCAATTGATAAAGTTGCAATTGCAGGAGTGCTTGCAGAAAAAATATCCGTAGATAATACTTTAATAATATCAGAAGACGATGAATTTATAAAATACATCATTGATGCAATAAAACACGCTTGCAGAATACAAAATGGAAATTAAAGAGGAACATATTAGAGAAACTGAAAGATTACTTATAAATGGGAACCTGTTTGATACTGATGAACGAGTTCCATTTATTAAAAATCTTGATTCTTGCGATTTATTGGCAGTTCCAGGAAGTGGGAAAACCACAGTTCTACTTGCTAAACTTTATTGTTTGGCAAAACACTTACCGTTTAAAGATGGTTCTGGAATTTTAGTTTTATCACATACCAATACAGCTGTTAATGAAATTGAAAAAAGCTTAAAAAAAGTTGTTCCGATTCTTTTTGAATATCCCAATTTTGTCGGTACTGTTCAGAGTTTTGTAAATAAGTTCTTAGCAAATCCTGCTTGCTTTTTAAAATACGGTTCGTATATACATCAGAATGATAATGATATTTATGAGAAAGAAGCAGAAAAGTTTTATTATTCTTTACCCTGGAAGAATACAGAACCGAAGGGATTGCGAAATAAATTATTTGGCAAAGTTAACCATGGGAAAGGTACTATTTCTCCTGATGAAAAACAGCAAAATGTTATTGAATTCCTAAAATATTTTGAATTAGATATTATTGAAAGAAAAATTAAGTACAATAATAAACCTTTCTATACTTTTAATGGGACTGCTCAACCATATTATTTAGAATTGGAGCAATGGAAAGAGGATTTATTTTCCAAAGGCATTTTGAATTATCGGGATTCATTTTATTTAGGCGATTGGTTTATAGAAAACAATCCACGGATAACTAGCTTATTAAAAAAGCGTTTCAAATATGTATTTATAGATGAAATGCAAGATTTAGAAAAATACCAGATAGATATTATCGACAAAATATTTTATACTCCTGAATCACAGTCAACAATTCAAAGAATTGGCGATATAAATCAATCAATATATAATTCCGGCAAAAAAGTAAAAGTTGAAACAGACTGGCAACCACGAGAACCAGTTATGTATTTAAGAGATTCATACCGCTTAACAAAGGAAAACGCAGATATTGTAAATTTTTTTACGCTAGACCGTCAGCAAGATGAAAATGGAAATCAAAGGTTTGTGGTTAATGGAAAGAGGGAATTAGTTAATGCGATAAAACCACATTTAATTCTATTTGATAAAACCACAAAAGGTAAATTAAAAGAAAAATTCAAAGAGTTAATTAAAGAGAATCAATTAGATCAAACTGTTGAAGGGAAAAAATATGGCTTTAAAATTATTGGCTGGAGTGCAAAATGGGAGGACGAAGAAAATCACGATGGCAAATTTAGATTAGAAGATATTTTTGAAGAATATAAAAAAGACAACTCTTCCATAAAAGAAACATACACTTCATTAAGTGAATATTTACAGTATTTTGACAAAAATAAAAGAACATTAAAAGCGGCAAGAAAAGCTATTTTAAATGCATTAATTCATATACTCAGAATTGAAAATAAAAAACACGCCGTCACTGTTAGAAGGAAAGATAAAGAAAGATACTACACTAAAAAGGATTTGATAAAATACATTCAAGAAGAGAAAAATGGCAGCAATTATGAAGAATTTAAAAGTAAACTCTATAAATGGTCTTTTGATTTAGCTGTAAAACAAAAGCATGAGGAAGTTTATCACTGTATAAAGGATTTTATTAATAGTGATTTTAAAGAATGGTTTGGTTTTGAAATTACTAACGAAACGCAAAATTTTATAGGGAGAAATTTTGAGAAATTAATACAAGTAGAGGATAAACAGGAAAATAAACAAAAAGAAGGCATTAATATTGAAATCGGTACTGTTCATTCTGTTAAGGGCCAGACACATTGTGCTACAATGTATGTGGAAACTGCCTATCAAAGACCTACTTATGAAACTCAAAAAATCATTAAGAATACATCAAATCCTTTATTATTTCATGAACATAATTGTAATGGAACATATGATAAGCAAGCTTTAAAAATGATGTATGTCGGATTTTCTCGACCTACGCATCTATTGTGTTTTGCTGTTTTAAAAGAAAATGTAAAAGACAAAATAGAAAACTATAAGAATGCAGGTTGGGAAATATTTGATTTAACTGAAAACGGCAATGATAAGAATAACATAAACAAATTGCACTAAGATCAACTACATAATAGCAATCTATCTGGCATGAGAATTAAAGTATGGACTATAGTTTATATCAAACTTGGCAAGTGCCAATTTGAAAAACCACCCCAATTAATAAAAACTCTTAACATTAAGGCGTATATAAAAGTAGCCTTGAAAAGTTATTAATCAATCTAAGTTATCACTATATTCCCTTTCGCCTAAGAACATCTAAATCGGAAATGGCAAAATTAACTGACACAATAATTTGAACACTCCACTTTTGAATACTTCTACCTCCTTAACTGAAAAACTAGCCACACATAAACAAAGGCAAACACACTTCATCAAAATAGCATCTAGCATTGCTACACCTTTCCAACAACCACTCCCCTTTTACGAGTAACTAGCAGCAAAAAGAAAACTATGGCTCCATTCACAATAAGCAGTTCAAATCCAAACTTATAGCTATTAAATAGTATATCGGAATACTTGTTTAGTAGAAAACATATTGCTGGTGACAACACAGCAATGAATGGGACTAACCTATCATTCACCTGAAAACGAGTAAACAGACCAAAGGCGTATAGCCCCAGTAGAGGTCCATAGGTGTAACCTGCAATGGTAAAAATAGCATCAATTACTGAACGATCATTAAAGGAGTTAAACACAACAATTACAACAATCATTAAAGCCGACAAAGCTACATGAACCCATTGCCTTACTTTTCTTAACGAATCCTCATCTAAGCCATTTGTATCTAAAATGTCAATAGTAAATGATGTTGTAAGAGCTGTTAAGGCAGAATCGGCACTTGAGTAGGCAGCGGCAATCAAGCCTAGGAAAAATAGCACACCTACTATAGGAGGCAGGTAGCCTTGTGTTGCTATTGTTGGGAAAAGATCATCGGTTAGTTTTGGAATTGCAATACCCTTTTGCATAGCGAACATGTAGAGTAATACACCCAACGATAAAAACAGAATATTCACAGGCAGAAAAGCAAATCCGTACCAGTACATGTTTTTCCGAGCATCCTTAAAGTTCTTGCAGCTCAAATTCTTTTGCATCATGTCTTGGTCAAGCCCAGTCATTACAATTGTTATAAAAGCCCCGCTCAAAAATTGCTTCCAAAAGAAGAAACGATTATTCACATCGTCAAAAAACCAGACCCTAGAGAGCTCGCTACGAGTTACCGCATTGACAATACCTGTAAACGAAAGACCCAATTCTTTTGAAACGAAAAAAATTGTCAACCCAACAGCCAATAACATGGCTAGAGCCTGAAAAGCATCGGTCCACAACACTGTTCGCACCCCACCCTTACGGGTATATAGCCAAATCATTATAACGGTTAATGTTACGGTTACCCAGAATGGTATACCCAATGCATTAAAAACGCTAATTTGAAGCACATTAGAAACAATAAATAATCTGAATGCAGCGCCTATTATTCTTGAAATCAAAAACAACGCCGCACCAGTTTTATATGAGAAAAAACCAAACCTAGTTTCAAGATAAGTGTATATTGATTTTAAGTTCAGACGATAGTAAAGGGGGAGCAAAACGTTTGCCACCACAAAATACCCCAGCAAATAGCCTAGAACCATTTGCAAATATGAAAAATGGCTAGTTAAAACCCATCCCGGAACAGAAATAAATGTTACTCCCGATATTGAGGTCCCAATCATCGCTATTGAAACCAAATACCATGGCGATTTCCTATTGCCTATAAAAAAAGTATCGTTATTAGAATTCCGTGACGAGAAATACGAGATAAAAAACAGCACAATAAAATACGAAACAATTACTCCAATAATTAAGCTAATAGACATAACTTTCTTTTTTCATTCAACTTAAAAAAGCAACCCGACAAAAATAGTATACATTTCTCAACTTATTTTCAACAAATACGTTTAAAGCATTAGTTTTGTCAACAAAAAGTAGAAATGCAGCCTTACAACTATCCTTCAAAATATTTAGAAAACGCCGTTGAAGAATTTGCAAAACTCCCAGGCATTGGCCGCAGGACTGCTCTGCGGTTAGTCCTGCATCTTTTAAACAAGCCTAAAGAAGAGGTAGAGCAATTCAGTGCCACTTTAAATGAGATGGTACAAAACATTCACTTTTGCTCAATTTGCCACAATATTTCTGATAATGATATTTGTTCAATCTGTTCATCTACATCACGAGACAAAACAACCATTTGCGTTGTTGAAACAATAAAGGATGTGATGAGCATTGAAAATACAATGCAGTACAAAGGCCTTTATCATGTTTTAGGTGGAGTAATCAACCCCATGGAAGGTGTTGGACCAGCTGATTTGAACATCGAATCTTTAGTTAATCGACTCAAAAGCAACGACATAAACGAGGTTATTATGGCACTAAGCGCCACAACAGAAGGCGATACGACAAACTTCTACATTTATAAAAAAATAAAAGATTATAACATTGTGGTAACTACACTTGCAAGAGGTGTTGCATTTGGCAATGAGCTCGAATACACCGATGAAATTACTTTGGGGCGTGCACTGCTAAACAGGGTAAAATTTAATAATTCATTCTCCGTGGAATAATTTTTTGGACTTTCCCGAAAAGATTGTAATTTTAACAATAATATTTTAAATACGCCTATGTTAAGATATTTTTCAACCCTACTTGTTTTTTGCTCTTTTTCGGCTTTTGTTTTTGCCCAGTCTGATGTTAACGAATTAATTGAGTCGGGTAATCAAAAAATAAAAGAACGAAACTTTAAAGCAGCATCAAGTGATTTTAAAAATGCTTTAGAAATTTCACCTGATGATACGGCGGCACTCAATGGTATTATACTGACATACATATATTTAAAAGATTTTCGTGAGGCTAACAAATGGATAGAGCAAGCACTTGAGAAACACCCTGAGAACCCAGCATTTCTTTACAGACGAGGCATTGTCAATAATCTTAACGATAATTACGAAAAAGCGATAAGCGACTTTGAAGAGGCTCTTGCTAAAAAGCCTTACACATCCTTAACCATACAAATCCTTTTAAATAAGGCATCCTCGCATTATAAACTTGAACAGTACAACGAAGCGTTAGACATTTATAATAAAGTAATCGAACTTGACCCTCGTAATTTTAAGGCATACAACTTCAGAGGGCTGGTTAACTTCAAACTTGGGTATTTTGTCGACGCTGTAACAGATTACACAAAGGCTATTGATTTAGACCCATCTTACCCTCTACCATACTACAACAGAGGAATGAGCTTACTTAAACTCAATGAGCTTCAATCTGCTTGCTCTGATTTTAGAAAAGCTTGTCAATTAGGCTATGTTAACTCATGCAAAATGGTTGTTGCAGAGTGTGGGGTAAAATAGGTTCTTTTTAATGGCCAAGAACCAATATACATTCATAGGCTTCATAAAGACTATCACAAATCAATTAGCGCAAACTTTCTTTTGGAGTGCTTAACGTAATGTTCAAAATCTTATAGACTGATTACAGCCTTCAAATCAATGTGTTAACACCACAAACAACATCTCTTTAATTAAATAATTGTTAAACCGCTCAACACTAGCAAAAACAACTTGTTATATATCAAAATTTCAACTATCGAAACATAATCATAGAAACATTCTGCACCCTAAATTCGTTATAAAAGAAAGTATTAGAACATCTTTTTAAATTTTATTGTTTAAATAAATAGTTATATCTTTGAAGAATAATTCTTTATATAAGAGTTTTAAGGCAAAGTTTATTAACTTTGAAGAGATAGGTATGCGTAGCATGAGGGCATTTATTTTTACATATTTACTACTACTTTCATTTTCCAGCACTAGTGCACAACGTAATACATATTTCCGTAGAGTTTTTGTTGATGCAGAGTATTACTTGCTATACGAAGAATATAAAGATGCTCTCCCTCTATACAAAGAATTACACAAAGCCTTTCCAAACAACTACAACATTGCTTATAGGCTAGGCCTTTGCTACCTTAACATCCCTCCAGAAAGATCAAAATCTATCCCCTATTTTGAAAAGGCGATTACTGCAATCACCGATAACTATAAAGAAGGATATTTTACAGAAAACAAAGCACCCAAAGAAGCCTACTTTTACTATGGGCAAGCACTCAGGTCTATCGGGCAACTCGACAAAGCACAAAAAGCATTTGAGCAATATAAATTGCTACTAAAAAGCAACGAGATTAAAAAGTTGAGACTGGTAAAAAAGGAGCTAGAATCTATTCAAACAGCCAAGTATTTTCTGGCAAACCCCTTTAACCATAAAATAGCTGCAGTAGGCAGAAACATAACTACTCGATTCCCAGAGGTGAACCCAGTATCAGACAATTCGGGTAATACCATTGTTTATACATCAGTTCAGAAATTTTACAATGCCATACTAATAAGCAACCGAAGGAATGAGTTTTGGAATAATCCTTTAAACTTAAATCCACAACTTTATGCCGATGGCGAAATTCGAACTGTAGGTATTACTTCTAACGGTAACATTCTACTTCTATCTCGTAACGACAACGACATTTTCAACCTTTACTACAGTACATACGACAAGGAAACAAACTCATGGACACCTATTACAAAATTCCCTAAAACGATTAACACATCTAAAAGCTGGCAAACATTTGGTTCGCTTTCTAAAAATGGCGATACCCTTTACTTTAGCAGTAATAGGCCTGGGGGCTTTGGTGGTTTTGACATCTGGATGTCGGTTAAAACCTCGGCTGGCTGGTCGGAGCCTATTAACTTAGGGAAAAACATCAACTCTCCATTCGATGAAACAGCCCCATTCCTTACTGAGAATGGCAAGAGGCTTTTCTTCAGCTCAAATGGTCATAAAACCATGGGTGGTTTTGACATATTCTACTCTAACCTTGAAAACAACACTTGGAGTATACCTCAGAACTTAGGATATCCGCTCAACACCACCGACGATGAAGAGTTCTTTTTCCCAATTAAAAACGGTAAAGAGGGATTCTTCTCCAAATATTCAAATGGCAAAAACGACGAAGATATCTATCACGTAACCTTTGAGCCTAAAGTATTTAGGTAATTAGCGCTTAATGGGTCTAGTGCAATAAATTTACTTCCCACTAGTAAATAATTTCCTGCACATCTGCTATTCTTTAGCAATCCCCTACATAGCCTAGCATACAGATAAAAAACAAGAAAAACAACCGCTTAGCACATTCTAAGTTTCAATGTTGATTTAAAATGTAGGGCAAGGAATCGCCTTCCAATGCTTTTTGGGCCTTAGTTTGAATTCATAAATGAGAGAAAGTTCATGAGAACCCCCTGAAGAAAGACCTAAACGAGAAATGGTAAAATCGTAGCTATATCCAACGCTAATTTGCTCCCATTTATAACCCACCAGGAAAGCTAAAGCATCAATTCTTCTGCCAACTGAATTTTTGGGCATTCCACGCCACCAAACGCCAAAGCTTAAAGGTTGTGAAAAGAAATACATACCAATATCGAGCTGACGGTAAATATCTTGAATACGGTAGTTGAATGCAAAAGTAATTGACTCCTCGATGCGGCTAAGCAAAAAGCCCTTAGTTATATAACGGTAACCACCATGAAATGTAAATTTATGGGGCACCCTGGCATTATCGTCGTAAAAAGTGGCTACAGGTTTTAGCATATGGTCCCAGGTCACTCCAATCCACATATTATCGGAATAGGCAAGGATAGATGATGAAACATCGATATCCCAAACGGCATCCTTTCCTGGTTGTGTTACGGATGTAGGAGGCATTGGGGTTGAAGTTAGCTGATCGCTAAAAACCAGCTTGCTAAAGTCAATAGAGATTTGTTGCAACGAAAACGACAGCCCAGGCCTAATATGCCAATCGGGATGGGGGGTAATATCGTAAGAATATAGCGCTCCAACACGGGTATTGGCCAAGTTACCATCGCCGGCCTGGTCGCGCATGGCTATTATGCCAAATCCACTTCGAAACGCAGGAGAATTATGATCCCACGACAGGCTAAAGGTATTATACGTTCCTGGGACAAAAGTCCATTGATTACGATAGTTAGCAACTACCCTATACCCCACAACACCACCTGTAAACGAAGGGGAAAGGTATAAAGGATTTGCGTAGAACTGAGTAAACTGAACATCCTGAGCGTTAACAGTAATACACAAAAAAGGGAAAGAGAAAAGAAAGATATATCGTTTAATAAAATTCATATCAAGCTATCGCAATAATGTTACATTACCTTTCATATCAAAAGTTTTCCCATTTGTAAATTTACCAATTGCTCTCCACATATAAACCCCTTGCTGTGCAAGTTTTCCCTTCACATAGCCGTCCCAACCAATATTAACGTCGGTTGAAGTAAAAAGTTGCTCTCCCCAACGTGAGAATATCATAAGTTTGTACTCAACAACACCAAAGTGATACGGGTGGAACACCTCATTCTTATAATCTATGGCATCATAGTATCCTCCATTTGGTCCATCAGGACTAGGTTTAAATGCATTGGGGAAACGAATATATCCAACCCCCTCAACCCATACAGCAGGATATTTGGATATTGAATCCACACACACATCATTTCCATAATCCATATATGCCCATAAAGATACTCTAAATTCTCCTAGCTTCTCATAGGTATGAACAGGATCGCGTTCGGTTGACTGGTAACCATCCCCAAAATCCCAAAGGCAACGTGAAAAGTTTTTAGATAGGTTATATGCATGTACTGTAGCATCTGGCAGCATCACCCTTTGTGGTTGTATGGCAAATTCGGCCTTAGGGCCATCATACACCCTAAGAATCTTGTAGTAGAAACGGGGGCCAGCATCGTTTTGAACGGTCAGTTTGGCGGTATAATAACCGGGTTCGGAGTAGGTGTGGCGAGGGTTTCTGT containing:
- a CDS encoding PorP/SprF family type IX secretion system membrane protein, with product MNFIKRYIFLFSFPFLCITVNAQDVQFTQFYANPLYLSPSFTGGVVGYRVVANYRNQWTFVPGTYNTFSLSWDHNSPAFRSGFGIIAMRDQAGDGNLANTRVGALYSYDITPHPDWHIRPGLSFSLQQISIDFSKLVFSDQLTSTPMPPTSVTQPGKDAVWDIDVSSSILAYSDNMWIGVTWDHMLKPVATFYDDNARVPHKFTFHGGYRYITKGFLLSRIEESITFAFNYRIQDIYRQLDIGMYFFSQPLSFGVWWRGMPKNSVGRRIDALAFLVGYKWEQISVGYSYDFTISRLGLSSGGSHELSLIYEFKLRPKKHWKAIPCPTF
- a CDS encoding sodium:solute symporter, which gives rise to MSISLIIGVIVSYFIVLFFISYFSSRNSNNDTFFIGNRKSPWYLVSIAMIGTSISGVTFISVPGWVLTSHFSYLQMVLGYLLGYFVVANVLLPLYYRLNLKSIYTYLETRFGFFSYKTGAALFLISRIIGAAFRLFIVSNVLQISVFNALGIPFWVTVTLTVIMIWLYTRKGGVRTVLWTDAFQALAMLLAVGLTIFFVSKELGLSFTGIVNAVTRSELSRVWFFDDVNNRFFFWKQFLSGAFITIVMTGLDQDMMQKNLSCKNFKDARKNMYWYGFAFLPVNILFLSLGVLLYMFAMQKGIAIPKLTDDLFPTIATQGYLPPIVGVLFFLGLIAAAYSSADSALTALTTSFTIDILDTNGLDEDSLRKVRQWVHVALSALMIVVIVVFNSFNDRSVIDAIFTIAGYTYGPLLGLYAFGLFTRFQVNDRLVPFIAVLSPAICFLLNKYSDILFNSYKFGFELLIVNGAIVFFLLLVTRKRGVVVGKV
- a CDS encoding tetratricopeptide repeat protein — protein: MLRYFSTLLVFCSFSAFVFAQSDVNELIESGNQKIKERNFKAASSDFKNALEISPDDTAALNGIILTYIYLKDFREANKWIEQALEKHPENPAFLYRRGIVNNLNDNYEKAISDFEEALAKKPYTSLTIQILLNKASSHYKLEQYNEALDIYNKVIELDPRNFKAYNFRGLVNFKLGYFVDAVTDYTKAIDLDPSYPLPYYNRGMSLLKLNELQSACSDFRKACQLGYVNSCKMVVAECGVK
- the recR gene encoding recombination mediator RecR; translation: MQPYNYPSKYLENAVEEFAKLPGIGRRTALRLVLHLLNKPKEEVEQFSATLNEMVQNIHFCSICHNISDNDICSICSSTSRDKTTICVVETIKDVMSIENTMQYKGLYHVLGGVINPMEGVGPADLNIESLVNRLKSNDINEVIMALSATTEGDTTNFYIYKKIKDYNIVVTTLARGVAFGNELEYTDEITLGRALLNRVKFNNSFSVE
- a CDS encoding UvrD-helicase domain-containing protein, which gives rise to MEIKEEHIRETERLLINGNLFDTDERVPFIKNLDSCDLLAVPGSGKTTVLLAKLYCLAKHLPFKDGSGILVLSHTNTAVNEIEKSLKKVVPILFEYPNFVGTVQSFVNKFLANPACFLKYGSYIHQNDNDIYEKEAEKFYYSLPWKNTEPKGLRNKLFGKVNHGKGTISPDEKQQNVIEFLKYFELDIIERKIKYNNKPFYTFNGTAQPYYLELEQWKEDLFSKGILNYRDSFYLGDWFIENNPRITSLLKKRFKYVFIDEMQDLEKYQIDIIDKIFYTPESQSTIQRIGDINQSIYNSGKKVKVETDWQPREPVMYLRDSYRLTKENADIVNFFTLDRQQDENGNQRFVVNGKRELVNAIKPHLILFDKTTKGKLKEKFKELIKENQLDQTVEGKKYGFKIIGWSAKWEDEENHDGKFRLEDIFEEYKKDNSSIKETYTSLSEYLQYFDKNKRTLKAARKAILNALIHILRIENKKHAVTVRRKDKERYYTKKDLIKYIQEEKNGSNYEEFKSKLYKWSFDLAVKQKHEEVYHCIKDFINSDFKEWFGFEITNETQNFIGRNFEKLIQVEDKQENKQKEGINIEIGTVHSVKGQTHCATMYVETAYQRPTYETQKIIKNTSNPLLFHEHNCNGTYDKQALKMMYVGFSRPTHLLCFAVLKENVKDKIENYKNAGWEIFDLTENGNDKNNINKLH
- a CDS encoding PD40 domain-containing protein, producing the protein MKNNSLYKSFKAKFINFEEIGMRSMRAFIFTYLLLLSFSSTSAQRNTYFRRVFVDAEYYLLYEEYKDALPLYKELHKAFPNNYNIAYRLGLCYLNIPPERSKSIPYFEKAITAITDNYKEGYFTENKAPKEAYFYYGQALRSIGQLDKAQKAFEQYKLLLKSNEIKKLRLVKKELESIQTAKYFLANPFNHKIAAVGRNITTRFPEVNPVSDNSGNTIVYTSVQKFYNAILISNRRNEFWNNPLNLNPQLYADGEIRTVGITSNGNILLLSRNDNDIFNLYYSTYDKETNSWTPITKFPKTINTSKSWQTFGSLSKNGDTLYFSSNRPGGFGGFDIWMSVKTSAGWSEPINLGKNINSPFDETAPFLTENGKRLFFSSNGHKTMGGFDIFYSNLENNTWSIPQNLGYPLNTTDDEEFFFPIKNGKEGFFSKYSNGKNDEDIYHVTFEPKVFR